The genomic interval CGCGCCGAGGATGCCGATGCGTACCATTGCCCGGAGTCCGGCGGCCCGACGCAAAACGGTGTCGTCGGGGGAAGGCGTTGCCTTCGGGAGCGGGCCCGTTCGGCGGCCCTCGCGTCGCCCGGGCCGCCTAGTCGTCCCCTGTCGCCGCGTCCACGTCGTCCGTGTCGGCGCCGCGCTCGGGCGTCGGGCCGCCGCCGCGCACGTCGGCGTCGCGCCACGTGCCCTGTTTGAACCACACGAACGCGAGCGCCGCGCCGACGACGTTCGAGACGACGAAGCCCCACCAGATGCCGACGGGGCCCATCGCGGCGAGGAGGTTCGGGAGCGTGAACGAGACGCCGGCGACGGTGTACGTCCCGCCGACGCCCTGCGAGAGCGCCCACGCGACCGGGAGGCGGACGAAGCCGAGGAAGGTGATGGCGACGGCGGCGGCCACCATCGTCTTGCCCGCGCCGCGGAACGCGCCCGTGTACGAGCGCATGATGCCGATGAAGCCGAACGTGAGCGAGACGTAGCGGAGGAACTCCGCGCCCGGCCCGATGACGGCGGTGTCGTCCGTGAACACCGCGACGATGGGCTCGGGGAACAGGAAGATGACGACGCCCGCCAGCCCGAGGACGACGAACATCACGCGGGCGGCGAAGTCGGCGGCCGCCTCCGCGCGGTCGGGCTGGTCGGCCCCGATGTTCTGGCCGGCCATCGTCTCCACGCCGCGCGCGACGGCGATGGCGGGGAGGAAGATGACGGAGAAGACGCGGATACCGATGCCGTAGCCGGCGACGACGCTCGTGGAGAACGTGCCGACGACGATGAGCAACAGGTTGACCGAGAGCGAGCGCCCGGTCCCCTCGATGGAGGCCGGGACGCCGATGCTGAGCATCCGGCGGGCGTAGTCCGCGTCGGGCACCATGTCCGAGAGGCGGATGCGGACGCCGCGCGTGCCGGAGAACATGATGCCGAGGCCGACGGCCGTCGCCAGCCCGCGCGAGAAGACGGTGGCGTAGGCCGCGCCCTCGATGCCGAGTCGCGGGAACTGGAGCGGGCCGAGCGCCCAGCCGTTGATGAGGAACGGGTCGAGCGCGACGTTCAGAACCACGGTCCCGAGCATCACGAGCATCGGGGTTATCGTGTCGCCGTAGCCGCGCATCAGGGAGATGAAGATGAAGAACCCGAACATGAACGGCAGCCCCAGCGTGATGACGCGCATGTACTCGGTGGCGGCCTGCAACACCTCCGGGGACGCACCGAAGATGAGCAGGAGGTCGTCCACGACGAAGTAGCCGACGAGGCCGAGTATCCCCGAGGCGACGACGGCGAAGACGACGGTCTGGGAGGCGGCGTACTCCGCCTGTCGCTCGTCGCCCGCGCCGGTGTTCTGCGCGACGAGGACGCTGCCCGCGACGGAGACGCCCATCCCGAGCGAGATGAGCAGGAACACCATCGGGAACGCGAAGGAGATGGCCGCGAGCGCGTTCGTGGAGTACTGCCCGAGCCAGAAGGTGTCGGCGAGGTTGTAGGCGGTCTGGAGGAGGTTCGTGATGACGATGGGGAGCGCGAGGTAGAACAGCGGCTTCCCGATACCCCCCTCCGTGAGTTCGAGTTGGTCCTGCCCCTTGAACATCAGACCGGCACCTCCGGCTCCGAGCGGCGGTCGAGCGTCCGGTCGAGGTACGCCTCGACCAGCCGGCGCGCCTCGGCGGGCGACTCGTCGAGCGCCACCTCGCGGACGTGGCTCCCGTTGATGGCCGTGACGACGAACCGGGCCACGTCGTCGGGGTCGACCTCGGCGTAGCGGCCCGCCTCGATGCCGTCACGGACGGCCGCGGCGACCGTCTCCCGCATCCGGGCGTCGAGGGCGACCAGCCGGTCGCGGAACGGCTCGGAGAAGGGTGCGCGCGCCTTGATCTCGAGCAGGGCGACGGCGAAGTCGCCGTCGTCGTCCGCCTCGGCCGGCCCGAAGACCGCCTCGACGAACGTGTCCAGCCGCTCGTCGGGGTCCGCGGCCTCGCAGGCCAGCCGCGACTCGAAGTCGTCCAGCAGGTAGTCGAGGAACGCCCGGAGGAGTTCCTCCTTCGTGTCGTAGTGGTAGTGCAGCGACGCCTTCGAGCGGTCCGTCTCGTCGGCGATGCGCTGCATCGTCAGGTCGGCGAAGCCGTGCGCACACAGCGCCCGGTAGGTCGCCGACATGATGTCCTCGGTCGTCTCGCTCATTCCGTGTCGTAGTTGACTGACCGGTCAGTCAAGTAGCTTCCGGGTTCGCGCTGCTCGGCGGAAAGCGAGAACGGAGAAGACCGGATTACGCGGCGGGGGCGCGCTGCTTGCGGGTGATGTACCCCGCGATGCGGTTGCGGACGCCCTTCGACTCGACGTTCGTGAGCTCGGCGACGACCTCCTTGTTGTGCTCGAAGTCGGTGCTGAACGCCTCCTCGTAGCGCTCCAGCAGCGCCGTGGCGAGCTTCTTGATGTAGGCCGGTTTGATAGCCATCTTGGCGGATAGGAGTCGTCGCCCGCCTAAAAAGCGTTCGACTCTCACCCGTCGCGACGCCACGAGACGAGCGCCTCGAACCGCTCGAACGCGGCCCGCTCGCGTGCGCCCCCGGCCGATTCGACCACCGACGCGAAGAAGCGGATGCGCTCGCGCAGGGCCCCGTCGTCGTACCCCGGCACGCCGAGTCGCGAGGCCGCGACGGTCGCCTCCACGACGGCCGCGTGTCCCCGCGAGACGACGGGGACGGACTCTGAGACCACGGCCGACTCGAGGGGCTGAAGCGTCCAGTCCGTCCACTCGGTGTCGCCCTCGGTTCCCGACGC from Halosegnis marinus carries:
- a CDS encoding MATE family efflux transporter, producing the protein MFKGQDQLELTEGGIGKPLFYLALPIVITNLLQTAYNLADTFWLGQYSTNALAAISFAFPMVFLLISLGMGVSVAGSVLVAQNTGAGDERQAEYAASQTVVFAVVASGILGLVGYFVVDDLLLIFGASPEVLQAATEYMRVITLGLPFMFGFFIFISLMRGYGDTITPMLVMLGTVVLNVALDPFLINGWALGPLQFPRLGIEGAAYATVFSRGLATAVGLGIMFSGTRGVRIRLSDMVPDADYARRMLSIGVPASIEGTGRSLSVNLLLIVVGTFSTSVVAGYGIGIRVFSVIFLPAIAVARGVETMAGQNIGADQPDRAEAAADFAARVMFVVLGLAGVVIFLFPEPIVAVFTDDTAVIGPGAEFLRYVSLTFGFIGIMRSYTGAFRGAGKTMVAAAVAITFLGFVRLPVAWALSQGVGGTYTVAGVSFTLPNLLAAMGPVGIWWGFVVSNVVGAALAFVWFKQGTWRDADVRGGGPTPERGADTDDVDAATGDD
- a CDS encoding TetR/AcrR family transcriptional regulator, which encodes MSETTEDIMSATYRALCAHGFADLTMQRIADETDRSKASLHYHYDTKEELLRAFLDYLLDDFESRLACEAADPDERLDTFVEAVFGPAEADDDGDFAVALLEIKARAPFSEPFRDRLVALDARMRETVAAAVRDGIEAGRYAEVDPDDVARFVVTAINGSHVREVALDESPAEARRLVEAYLDRTLDRRSEPEVPV
- a CDS encoding 30S ribosomal protein S17e is translated as MAIKPAYIKKLATALLERYEEAFSTDFEHNKEVVAELTNVESKGVRNRIAGYITRKQRAPAA